A single Thermotoga sp. DNA region contains:
- a CDS encoding alpha-amylase family glycosyl hydrolase, producing MNFKNLVIYEAFARAYPGEKGKKFLSLEKDLERLKGMGINTVWLMPIHPTGVEGRKGTLGSPYATRDYYEIDPLIGTKEDFRKFVERAHELNMYVLMDMVLNHAAVDNVLVKKHPEWFLRDENGNFARKVPDWSDVIDFDYSNGELREYMISMMRYWVEEFDVDGFRCDVAGLVPLDFWIQARKSLDPVKRLIWISETHDPYMYQAFDITYDYDGYYRFRDFIEGRGSLREYIDFLRMQDHMYPKGYIKMRFLENHDQPRVARFLSQESLIHWIALLFTMKGVPLVHNGQEYGLEEDLDIFNEYTLPIPRQENEIFVLHKRFAHYRLRTNMFSDGEMIFVRNDQPEKVISYLWRHENRFLLCVLNPLLEIVSVILDFSGTWESICIHSKNVFNDDLVRVSVKNSRAKLEIGREPLILSFVLY from the coding sequence ATGAACTTCAAGAACCTGGTAATATACGAAGCTTTCGCAAGGGCTTATCCAGGAGAAAAAGGAAAGAAATTCCTATCGCTCGAGAAAGATCTGGAAAGATTGAAAGGAATGGGCATCAACACAGTGTGGTTGATGCCCATTCATCCTACTGGTGTGGAAGGAAGAAAAGGAACCCTCGGCTCTCCATACGCCACTCGCGACTACTACGAAATAGATCCTCTCATAGGAACCAAGGAAGATTTCAGAAAGTTTGTGGAGAGAGCACACGAGTTGAATATGTACGTTTTGATGGACATGGTGTTAAACCACGCCGCTGTTGACAACGTCTTAGTGAAGAAACATCCCGAGTGGTTTCTCAGGGACGAGAACGGGAACTTTGCGAGGAAAGTACCAGACTGGTCGGATGTCATCGATTTCGACTATTCGAACGGAGAGTTGAGAGAATACATGATCAGCATGATGAGGTACTGGGTTGAGGAATTCGACGTGGATGGATTCCGGTGTGATGTGGCAGGTCTTGTTCCTCTGGATTTCTGGATACAGGCCAGAAAAAGCCTTGATCCTGTGAAAAGACTCATATGGATATCCGAGACTCACGATCCGTACATGTACCAGGCGTTCGACATCACTTATGACTACGACGGTTACTACAGGTTCCGGGATTTCATAGAAGGAAGAGGAAGTCTGAGGGAGTACATCGACTTTTTGAGAATGCAGGATCACATGTACCCAAAAGGATACATAAAGATGAGATTTCTAGAAAATCACGACCAGCCTCGAGTAGCAAGGTTTCTCTCTCAAGAATCGTTAATACACTGGATCGCCCTTCTTTTTACGATGAAGGGAGTGCCACTGGTTCACAATGGGCAGGAATACGGCCTTGAAGAGGATCTGGACATATTCAACGAGTACACACTTCCCATCCCCAGGCAAGAAAACGAAATATTCGTCTTACACAAAAGATTTGCCCACTACAGACTCAGAACAAATATGTTTTCAGATGGGGAGATGATCTTTGTAAGAAATGATCAACCAGAGAAGGTGATATCCTATCTCTGGAGACACGAAAACAGGTTTCTTCTCTGTGTTTTGAACCCTCTTCTGGAAATTGTTTCTGTCATTCTCGATTTTTCCGGCACATGGGAAAGTATCTGTATCCATTCTAAAAACGTATTCAACGACGACCTTGTGAGGGTGAGTGTGAAAAATTCCAGAGCCAAGTTGGAAATTGGAAGAGAACCCTTGATACTCTCCTTCGTGCTCTACTGA
- a CDS encoding DUF503 family protein — translation MNIGVVNLRVRLFGVRSLKEKRGILKRLINDLRKKYNISISEVGAHDSKNFFEIGIAMVNTDRAFIEKVFDAIIDYLDLYPGMEIEEAEREVW, via the coding sequence ATGAATATTGGTGTGGTAAATTTGCGTGTCAGACTCTTTGGTGTGAGGTCTTTGAAGGAAAAAAGAGGTATATTGAAAAGACTCATAAACGATCTGAGAAAAAAGTACAACATATCCATCTCCGAAGTGGGAGCACACGACTCGAAGAATTTCTTCGAGATTGGAATTGCCATGGTGAACACCGACAGGGCTTTCATAGAGAAGGTCTTTGACGCCATCATAGATTACCTGGATCTTTACCCCGGAATGGAGATAGAAGAAGCGGAGAGAGAGGTGTGGTGA
- the yqeK gene encoding bis(5'-nucleosyl)-tetraphosphatase (symmetrical) YqeK gives MTIVIDELEAILNRVLSKKRIVHVKSVVDFSRRLGEIYNVDLNRLELAALSHDMFRDVPPRKLLKMSRAYGLEISELEKAHSVLLHGKVAAEFLRRRFNVDDEEVLMAVAYHTSGHVSFKEIGKILFIADSLEFTRDFPGVDALRKIAFRSLDEGFFQVLKNKIFYAVGRDLLLIPETVELWNSILMSRGGHVDEEIE, from the coding sequence ATGACAATAGTGATAGATGAACTGGAAGCGATCCTGAACAGAGTTCTTTCAAAGAAGAGAATCGTTCACGTGAAGTCCGTGGTGGATTTTTCGAGGAGGTTGGGAGAGATATACAATGTGGATCTCAACAGATTGGAACTCGCTGCTCTGTCTCACGACATGTTCAGAGATGTACCACCCCGAAAGCTCTTGAAGATGTCCAGGGCCTACGGTCTGGAGATATCAGAGCTGGAAAAAGCTCATTCTGTTTTGCTCCACGGAAAGGTGGCGGCGGAGTTTTTGAGAAGGCGCTTCAACGTGGACGACGAAGAAGTGCTCATGGCTGTGGCCTATCACACTTCAGGACACGTCAGTTTCAAGGAGATAGGGAAGATCCTCTTCATAGCCGATTCTCTTGAATTCACACGAGACTTCCCTGGGGTTGACGCTTTGCGGAAGATAGCGTTTCGAAGTCTAGACGAAGGATTCTTCCAGGTTTTGAAGAACAAAATCTTCTACGCGGTTGGAAGAGATCTTTTACTCATACCAGAAACGGTGGAGCTCTGGAACAGTATTCTCATGAGCAGAGGAGGGCATGTAGATGAAGAGATCGAGTAA
- a CDS encoding YaaR family protein: protein MRIDPLGGESLKNQEVKGKKSKKTSRTGKIERREFFDIMRDVSVEQFEKLLEEAVEEVIESGNELVRSPTPSNLKRYKNAIKEFLKLVEKRLYKLSGSFDMTTGRAKLHVVVEEVNEKLMDLTEKIMKNEWQTINLAARIEEINGLILNLYR, encoded by the coding sequence GTGAGGATAGATCCTCTCGGAGGAGAATCTTTGAAAAACCAGGAAGTTAAGGGAAAAAAATCCAAAAAAACTTCCAGAACCGGAAAGATAGAGAGAAGAGAGTTCTTCGACATAATGAGAGATGTCAGCGTGGAACAATTCGAAAAACTCCTTGAGGAAGCTGTCGAAGAAGTGATTGAGTCTGGAAACGAACTGGTAAGATCCCCCACTCCTTCCAATCTGAAGAGGTACAAAAATGCCATAAAGGAGTTCCTGAAACTTGTTGAAAAAAGGCTCTATAAACTATCTGGTAGTTTCGATATGACCACCGGCAGAGCAAAACTTCACGTTGTAGTAGAAGAGGTGAACGAAAAGCTAATGGATCTCACCGAAAAGATCATGAAGAACGAGTGGCAAACAATAAACCTGGCTGCCAGAATAGAGGAAATCAACGGGTTGATACTCAATCTCTACCGTTGA
- the nadC gene encoding carboxylating nicotinate-nucleotide diphosphorylase, producing the protein MEKLLDILVSHVKEDEGGLDIASFPLRNMTSKAAVVLKSENVVASGIELAQKFLERYHLASKFYVEDGELVSEKGVIGEIEGNAYNLLLIERTLLNTLSLMFSTATITRRFASKLKHTKIAATRKTIPGVSLLQKLAVIHGGGDTHRFNLEDCVMIKDNHLKIYGSVERAIREVKKITSFTKKIEVEVESMEDALKAVEMGADIVMLDNMSPEMVKKISRKIKEMNSNVVVEVSGGITEENVSDYDMETVDVISTSRLTLSGIFVDLSLEVQR; encoded by the coding sequence GTGGAAAAGCTTCTGGATATCCTTGTATCCCATGTGAAAGAGGACGAAGGAGGGTTGGATATTGCCTCCTTCCCACTTCGAAACATGACTTCCAAAGCGGCCGTTGTTCTGAAATCAGAAAACGTGGTTGCCTCTGGAATAGAGCTTGCACAGAAGTTTCTGGAAAGGTATCATCTAGCTTCCAAATTCTACGTGGAAGACGGTGAACTCGTATCTGAAAAGGGTGTGATTGGTGAGATAGAAGGTAACGCGTACAACCTGCTTTTGATCGAAAGAACGCTTTTGAACACGCTTTCACTGATGTTTTCAACGGCCACCATCACCAGGAGGTTTGCCAGCAAGTTGAAACACACAAAAATAGCCGCCACAAGGAAGACGATTCCGGGGGTGTCTCTTCTTCAGAAACTTGCTGTGATACATGGAGGAGGAGACACCCATAGGTTCAATCTCGAAGACTGCGTTATGATAAAGGATAACCACTTGAAGATTTATGGAAGCGTGGAAAGAGCAATCCGAGAGGTTAAAAAGATCACCTCTTTCACGAAGAAAATCGAAGTCGAAGTTGAAAGCATGGAAGACGCCCTGAAGGCTGTTGAAATGGGTGCTGACATTGTCATGCTGGATAACATGTCACCAGAGATGGTCAAGAAGATATCCAGAAAGATCAAAGAGATGAACTCAAACGTTGTGGTAGAGGTGTCTGGGGGTATTACAGAAGAGAACGTATCAGATTACGACATGGAAACGGTCGATGTGATCTCCACGAGCCGCCTGACTTTGAGTGGGATTTTCGTGGATCTTTCTCTCGAGGTTCAACGGTAG
- the nadA gene encoding quinolinate synthase NadA produces MIDKILNLKKEKGYVILAHNYQIPELQDIADFVGDSLQLARKAVGLKEKKILFLGVDFMAELVKILNPEKKVIVPDKSATCPMANRLTPKMIEEYKKRFPGAPVVLYVNSTAECKALADVICTSANAVEVVKKIESDVILFGPDKNLAEHVAEKTGKKIVAIPEGGRCPVHQFSENSVDIAKKKYPDAKVVVHPECPRSVRDKADYVGSTGQMEEIPKGDPSKTFVIGTEIGMIHKLKRKFPDRNFIPLENVICVNMKKNTLENTLLALETESFEVTLPEDIIEKARRPILRMFEIMG; encoded by the coding sequence GTGATAGACAAAATTCTCAATTTGAAGAAAGAAAAGGGTTATGTGATACTTGCTCATAACTACCAGATTCCAGAACTTCAGGATATAGCAGATTTTGTAGGTGATTCACTCCAGCTTGCAAGGAAAGCGGTGGGTTTAAAAGAGAAAAAGATACTCTTCCTTGGTGTAGACTTCATGGCAGAACTGGTCAAGATACTGAATCCAGAAAAGAAAGTCATAGTTCCCGACAAAAGTGCAACATGTCCCATGGCGAATCGCCTGACACCGAAGATGATAGAAGAATACAAGAAAAGATTCCCGGGTGCTCCTGTTGTTCTCTATGTGAACAGCACAGCAGAGTGTAAAGCTCTCGCAGACGTCATATGCACTTCTGCGAACGCAGTGGAAGTTGTGAAAAAGATCGAATCGGATGTGATTCTTTTCGGTCCAGATAAGAACCTGGCAGAGCACGTAGCTGAAAAAACGGGAAAGAAAATAGTTGCCATACCCGAAGGTGGGCGTTGCCCTGTCCATCAGTTCAGCGAAAATTCCGTCGATATTGCAAAGAAAAAGTACCCAGATGCTAAAGTGGTGGTTCACCCGGAATGCCCAAGATCGGTCAGAGATAAAGCTGATTATGTGGGAAGCACTGGGCAGATGGAAGAGATACCAAAGGGTGATCCATCGAAGACCTTCGTGATAGGAACGGAAATAGGAATGATTCACAAGTTAAAAAGGAAATTCCCAGACAGAAATTTCATTCCGCTGGAGAATGTCATCTGTGTGAACATGAAGAAAAACACTCTGGAAAACACACTTTTGGCCCTTGAAACGGAATCTTTCGAAGTTACACTTCCGGAAGATATTATCGAAAAAGCCAGAAGGCCCATACTCAGAATGTTTGAAATCATGGGGTGA
- the nadX gene encoding aspartate dehydrogenase codes for MKALIIGVGNIGKQLLKMARFEKVYAFDKYRRSYIPDVQWLEEFHVPEDVDTVVECASQKAVKEYSSQILKSSVNYLIVSTSAFADRTFRELFFEELKRSPARVFFPSGAIGGLDLISAIRDTVEQVIIETKKHPRSLDVSVEGETTVFEGSVEEAAKLFPRNINIASTVGLVVGFERVKVIIKSDSSLSHNVHNIRVFSSIGTYEFRIENLPSPENPKTSMVTVYSILKTIESLDSKIVFE; via the coding sequence ATGAAAGCTCTTATCATCGGTGTTGGTAACATTGGAAAGCAATTGCTGAAAATGGCTCGTTTTGAGAAAGTATATGCTTTCGACAAATATCGAAGAAGTTACATTCCAGATGTGCAGTGGCTCGAAGAGTTTCACGTTCCTGAGGATGTGGACACGGTAGTTGAATGTGCTTCCCAAAAGGCGGTTAAGGAGTACTCCTCACAGATACTGAAGAGCAGCGTGAACTATCTCATCGTCAGTACCAGCGCTTTCGCTGATAGGACTTTCAGAGAGTTGTTTTTCGAGGAGCTGAAGAGGTCACCGGCAAGAGTCTTTTTCCCCTCCGGTGCGATCGGTGGACTGGATTTGATATCGGCGATAAGAGACACCGTTGAACAAGTGATCATTGAAACAAAAAAACACCCAAGAAGCCTTGATGTGAGCGTTGAAGGAGAAACGACTGTCTTTGAGGGAAGTGTGGAAGAAGCGGCGAAACTTTTTCCCAGAAACATAAACATCGCTTCAACCGTTGGTCTCGTCGTTGGATTTGAAAGGGTAAAGGTGATCATAAAATCCGATTCTTCTCTTTCCCACAACGTTCACAATATAAGAGTGTTCTCCAGTATTGGAACATACGAGTTCAGGATAGAAAACCTTCCATCTCCGGAAAATCCCAAAACGAGTATGGTAACAGTCTATTCCATCTTGAAAACCATCGAAAGTCTAGACTCCAAGATCGTCTTCGAATGA